The DNA window GCTCCGCCGAGGACTTCCTCGCCGCCATCGACGCCACGATCAAGTACTTCAACGACGGCGATATCGTCGAAGGAACCATCGTCAAGGTCGATCGCGACGAGGTCCTGCTCGACATCGGTTACAAAACCGAAGGCGTCATCCCCTCTCGCGAACTCTCGATCAAACACGATGTCGACCCCAACGAGGTCGTTTCCGTGGGCGATGAGGTCGAGGCTCTTGTTCTCACCAAGGAGGACAAGGAAGGCCGCCTGATCCTGTCGAAGAAGCGGGCGCAGTACGAGCGTGCGTGGGGCACCATCGAGGAGCTCAAGGAGAAGGACGAGGCCGTCAAGGGCACCGTCATCGAGGTCGTCAAGGGCGGCCTGATCCTCGATATCGGTCTGCGTGGCTTCCTGCCCGCCTCGCTCGTCGAGATGCGGCGTGTGCGCGACCTCCAGCCGTACGTCGGCAAGGAGATCGAGGCCAAGATCATCGAGCTGGACAAGAACCGCAACAACGTGGTCCTGTCCCGCCGCGCCTGGCTCGAGCAGACCCAGTCCGAGGTCCGCAGCGAGTTCCTGCACCAGCTGCAGAAGGGCCAGGTCCGCAAGGGTGTGGTCTCCTCGATCGTCAACTTCGGTGCCTTCGTGGACCTGGGCGGCGTCGACGGTCTGGTGCACGTCTCGGAGCTGTCCTGGAAGCACATCGACCACCCGTCCGAGGTTGTCGAGGTCGGCAACGAGGTCACCGTCGAGGTCCTCGACGTCGATCTGGATCGCGAGCGGGTTTCGCTGTCGCTCAAGGCGACCCAGGAAGACCCGTGGCGTCAGTTCGCCCGGACCCACGCGATCGGCCAGATCGTGCCGGGCAAGGTCACCAAGCTGGTTCCGTTCGGCGCGTTCGTGCGCGTCGAAGAGGGCATCGAGGGCCTGGTGCACATCTCCGAGCTGGCCGAGCGCCACGTGGAGGTCCCGGACCAGGTTGTCGCGGTCGGCGACGACGCGATGGTCAAGGTCATCGACATCGACCTGGAGCGTCGCCGGATCTCGCTGTCGCTGAAGCAGGCGAACGAGGACTACCACGCCGAGTTCGACCCGTCGAAGTACGGCATGGCCGACAGCTACGACGACCAGGGCAACTACATC is part of the Nocardia sp. NBC_00565 genome and encodes:
- the rpsA gene encoding 30S ribosomal protein S1; this translates as MPTTVTSPQVAVNDIGSAEDFLAAIDATIKYFNDGDIVEGTIVKVDRDEVLLDIGYKTEGVIPSRELSIKHDVDPNEVVSVGDEVEALVLTKEDKEGRLILSKKRAQYERAWGTIEELKEKDEAVKGTVIEVVKGGLILDIGLRGFLPASLVEMRRVRDLQPYVGKEIEAKIIELDKNRNNVVLSRRAWLEQTQSEVRSEFLHQLQKGQVRKGVVSSIVNFGAFVDLGGVDGLVHVSELSWKHIDHPSEVVEVGNEVTVEVLDVDLDRERVSLSLKATQEDPWRQFARTHAIGQIVPGKVTKLVPFGAFVRVEEGIEGLVHISELAERHVEVPDQVVAVGDDAMVKVIDIDLERRRISLSLKQANEDYHAEFDPSKYGMADSYDDQGNYIFPEGFDPDTNEWLEGFDKQREEWEGRYAEAERRHKMHTAQMEKMAADAAAEAANGGGSSNYSSESGAQASSSSASEPAGGSLASDAQLAALREKLSGNA